One Manihot esculenta cultivar AM560-2 chromosome 18, M.esculenta_v8, whole genome shotgun sequence genomic window carries:
- the LOC122722545 gene encoding uncharacterized protein LOC122722545 translates to MDVRREIELDVQRKDIGVQVNMDEESVDDTQNKDARISSSGEVDPSILSTAAKRGKKKVRGLKGSKKREFWNKLKSGLGSSSNRDSFRCERCGRLHKGVCLAGTTACFRCGQEGHVVRECRTAPWIAQSQRTFLSRVVQQEAATSDPVVPGTEQRNQREQQ, encoded by the exons ATGGATGTAAGGAGAGAGATAGAAttagatgtgcaaagaaaggataTAGGAGTGCAAGTGAATATGGACGAAGAGTCTGTAGATGATACCCAGAATAAGGATGCCAGGATCTCtagttcaggagaagttgacCCCTCTATTTTGAGTACAGCTGCTAAAAGGGGGAAAAAGAAAGTCAGAGGccttaaagggtcaaagaagagggagttttggaataagttaaaGTCAGGGTTGGGTTCGAGTTCTAATAGGGATAGCTTTAGATGTGAGAGGTGTGGAAGgctgcataagggagtttgtcttgcagggacaacagcatgttttaggtgtggtcaggagggacatgtAGTTCGTGAGTGTCGTACTGCACCTTGGATAGCTCAGTCTCAGCGGACATTTTTAAGTAGAGTTGTTCAACAGGAGGCAGCCACATCAGACCCAGTAGTGCCAG gcacagaacagaggaaccagagagagcagcagtga
- the LOC122722438 gene encoding exopolygalacturonase-like, whose translation MSELAGYFFQALLGAWKEACSAKGSNIVVVPKGTYSIGLTDLNGPCKGAMELQVQGTLLAPINPSSYAKDSWITFAYIDQFKLSGGGTFDGQGQVAWKQNNCGRNPKMQETSSFYVLLVPLKTRQSLRFDFITNSVVQDVTSLDSKNFHVNLLGGKNLTFDRFTITAPGDSVNTDGIHIGHSNGINIINSNIATGDDCISIGGASEQIRITNVRCGHGHGISVGSLGKTTDEFVSGIFVRNCTFYDTDNGVRIKTWPALHGGMASDMHFEDIMMKNVRNPIIIDQMYCPWNQCNPKVTRKEMKMKESLNALSVDKSARNMKFL comes from the exons AtgtctgaactagccgggtattttTTTCAGGCATTATTGGGCGCGTGGAAAGAGGCTTGTTCAGCAAAGGGTTCCAACATAGTTGTAGTACCCAAAGGAACATATTCCATAGGTTTAACTGACTTAAATGGTCCATGCAAGGGAGCCATGGAGCTTCAAGTCCAAGGAACCTTATTGGCACCGATAAACCCTAGCAGTTATGCCAAGGACAGCTGGATTACTTTTGCATACATTGATCAATTCAAATTATCCGGTGGTGGAACCTTCGACGGACAAGGGCAAGTGGCTTGGAAGCAAAATAACTGCGGTCGAAATCCAAAAATGCAAGAGACTTCCAGTT TTTATGTGCTTCTTGTCCCTTTAAAAACACGCCAGAGCTTGCGGTTTGACTTCATCACCAACAGCGTAGTTCAGGACGTAACATCGCTCGATAGTAAGAATTTCCATGTCAATCTTCTAGGTGGCAAAAACCTTACTTTCGATCGCTTCACGATCACTGCACCAGGAGATAGCGTCAATACAGATGGAATTCACATCGGGCATTCAAACGGGATCaacattattaattcaaatattgcCACCGGCGATGACTGCATCTCCATTGGTGGTGCCAGCGAACAAATAAGGATCACAAACGTACGATGTGGACATGGACATGGCATTAGCGTGGGAAGTTTAGGGAAGACCACTGATGAATTTGTCTCTGGAATTTTCGTAAGGAACTGCACCTTCTATGACACCGACAATGGAGTGAGAATTAAGACATGGCCGGCATTACATGGTGGCATGGCCTCTGATATGCATTTCGAGGATATTATGATGAAAAATGTCCGCAACCCTatcattatagatcaaatgtacTGCCCATGGAATCAGTGCAATCCAAAGGTAACgcgaaaagaaatgaaaatgaaagagtCTCTTAATGCATTGTCCGTGGACAAATCTGCCCGCAACATGAAATTTCTGTAA